The nucleotide sequence CGGCTCTGGAGTTGATCCAGTTTCGTGGACAGCCTGTGGCTAAGCAGCCGTAGCGGGGACTTCGTGGTGGAGGTACCACCTCCTCTCGAACTCGTCCGGACTGAGATACCCGAGGGCCGGGTGGCGCCGGCGGCGGTTGTAGAAGGCCTCGATGTACTCGAAGACAGCGGTCTTCAGCAACTGGCGGGTCGGCCACGGCCTGAGATCGAGCAGCTCGGTCTGCAGGGTGGCGAAGAAGCTCTCCGCGACCGCATTGTCCAGAGCATC is from Bacillota bacterium and encodes:
- a CDS encoding IS3 family transposase, producing the protein DALDNAVAESFFATLQTELLDLRPWPTRQLLKTAVFEYIEAFYNRRRRHPALGYLSPDEFERRWYLHHEVPATAA